A window of Neisseria canis contains these coding sequences:
- a CDS encoding calcium-binding protein → MSAFGFKASYAYYCAPTGGKQWDFGKSWGYGKGSFNKSWGYGKDFCYDKNWGKDFGKGWGYSKDAYLKGWGYGYGKGWDYGYGKQPKGSWCWDSKKGWYFESYSKVPSDKNDLVYGTDKDDDISTGKGNDIIIAKDGNDVLDGESGRDIMVGGNGNDTYYVDNKCDVVVEKADQGDDTILSSVNIAAPANVENISLLTDNNLTAIGNKLNNVLHGNDGHNFLKSLEGNDNLYGHAGNDILVGGNGNDFLNGGAGCDVLNGGAGCDTYVFGRGFDNDVIYDCDTNPEHNDILQFNGDITASDLCFERVGNDLLINIASQAEDGGKTSEDSITINNWFKGSQYQIEEFVFTDSNVTWDAKQIADAVNCYSCADTGLSSSVQDQIQAQTQICC, encoded by the coding sequence ATGTCAGCATTTGGTTTTAAAGCTTCTTATGCTTACTACTGTGCCCCTACCGGCGGCAAACAATGGGACTTCGGCAAAAGCTGGGGATATGGCAAAGGTTCTTTCAACAAAAGTTGGGGATATGGCAAAGATTTTTGTTATGACAAAAACTGGGGCAAAGATTTCGGCAAAGGCTGGGGCTACAGCAAAGATGCCTACCTGAAAGGTTGGGGTTACGGCTATGGAAAAGGCTGGGATTACGGTTATGGAAAACAGCCGAAAGGTTCTTGGTGCTGGGACAGCAAAAAAGGCTGGTATTTCGAATCTTACAGCAAAGTACCTTCAGACAAAAACGACCTTGTTTACGGCACAGATAAAGATGACGACATTTCCACCGGCAAAGGCAACGACATCATCATCGCCAAAGACGGCAATGACGTTCTAGACGGCGAATCCGGTCGCGATATCATGGTTGGCGGCAACGGTAACGACACTTATTATGTAGATAACAAATGCGATGTTGTTGTCGAAAAAGCCGATCAAGGCGACGACACCATTCTGAGCAGCGTAAATATTGCAGCGCCTGCCAATGTTGAAAACATCAGCCTGCTGACCGATAACAACCTGACTGCCATCGGCAACAAACTGAACAATGTGCTGCACGGTAACGACGGACACAATTTCCTGAAATCATTGGAAGGTAACGATAACCTCTACGGCCATGCCGGTAACGATATCTTGGTTGGCGGCAACGGCAACGACTTCCTGAACGGCGGAGCGGGCTGCGACGTTCTCAATGGCGGCGCCGGTTGCGACACTTATGTGTTCGGCCGCGGCTTTGACAACGATGTGATCTACGATTGCGATACCAATCCTGAACACAACGACATTCTTCAGTTCAACGGTGATATTACTGCTTCCGACCTGTGCTTCGAGCGTGTAGGCAACGATTTGCTGATTAATATTGCCAGCCAAGCGGAAGACGGCGGCAAGACCTCTGAAGACAGCATTACCATCAACAACTGGTTTAAAGGCAGCCAATACCAAATCGAAGAATTTGTGTTTACCGACAGCAACGTAACTTGGGATGCCAAACAAATCGCTGATGCAGTTAACTGCTACTCTTGTGCAGATACCGGCTTGTCAAGCTCTGTTCAAGATCAAATCCAAGCGCAAACCCAAATCTGCTGCTAA
- the rpoC gene encoding DNA-directed RNA polymerase subunit beta' — translation MKALLDLFNPLQSAGMEEEFDAIKIGIASPETIRSWSYGEVKKPETINYRTFKPERDGLFCAKIFGPVKDYECLCGKYKRLKFKGVTCEKCGVEVTLSKVRRERMGHIELAAPIAHIWFLKSLPSRLGMVLDMTLRDIERVLYFEAFVVTDPGMTPLQRRQLLTEEDYYSKLEEYGDDFDAKMGAEGIRDLLRNLDIAAEIELLRQELESTGSDTKIKKIAKRLKVLEAFQRSGMKLEWMIMDVLPVLPPDLRPLVPLDGGRFATSDLNDLYRRVINRNNRLKRLLELHAPDIIVRNEKRMLQEAVDSLLDNGRRGKAMTGANKRPLKSLADMIKGKGGRFRQNLLGKRVDYSGRSVITVGPYLRLHQCGLPKKMALELFKPFIFHKLELQGLASTVKAAKKLVEQEVPEVWDILEEVIREHPIMLNRAPTLHRLGIQAFEPILIEGKAIQLHPLVCAAFNADFDGDQMAVHVPLSLEAQMEARTLMLASNNVLSPANGEPIIVPSQDIVLGLYYMTRDKINGKGEGSLFADVKEVHRAYHTKQVELGTKITVRVREWVKNDEGEFEPVVNRYETTVGRALLSEILPKGLPFEYINKALKKKEISKLINASFRLCGLRDTVIFADHLMYMGFALAAKGGISICVDDMEVPEQKAALLAEAQSEVKEIENQYRQGLVTNGERYNKVVDIWGRTGDRIAKAMMDNLSTQKVTDREGKEVDQESFNSIYMMADSGARGSAAQIKQLSGMRGLMAKPDGSIIETPITANFREGLTVLQYFISTHGARKGLADTALKTANSGYLTRRLVDVTQDLVVIEDDCGTSDGFIMKAVVQGGDVIEPLRDRILGRVTAADVVDPSSGETLVEAGTLLSEQLVDLIDNSGVDEVKVRTPITCKTRYGLCAKCYGRDLARGKLVNAGEAVGVIAAQSIGEPGTQLTMRTFHIGGAASRAAAASQVEAKSNGTARFNSQMRYVMNNKGELIVIGRSSEVVIHDEIGRERERHKVPYGATLLVNDGSGVKAGQTLATWDPHTRPMITEHAGRVKFENIEEGVTVTKQTDEITGLSTLVVIDGKRRASSASKLLRPTVKLLDENGEEVKIPGTETSVSMAFPVGAIITVREDQEVGKGDVLARIPQASSKTRDITGGLPRVAELFEARVPKDAGMLAEVTGTVSFGKETKGKQRLIITDLDGVAYETLISKEKQILVHDGQVVNRGETIVDGAVDPHDILRLQGVEALARYIVQEVQEVYRLQGVKISDKHIEVIIRQMLRRVNIADAGETGFIPGEQVERADVMQANEKAIAEGKEPARFDNILLGITKASLSTDSFISAASFQETTRVLTEAAIMGKHDELRGLKENVIVGRLIPAGTGLTYHRTRRNEWAEANEVEQAGEELPE, via the coding sequence ATGAAAGCTTTGTTAGACCTGTTTAACCCCCTGCAATCAGCAGGCATGGAAGAAGAATTTGATGCGATTAAAATTGGCATTGCTTCCCCGGAAACCATTCGCTCATGGTCGTACGGTGAAGTTAAAAAGCCGGAAACCATCAACTACCGCACTTTTAAACCTGAGCGTGACGGCCTATTCTGCGCCAAAATCTTCGGCCCTGTTAAGGATTATGAATGTTTGTGCGGTAAATACAAACGCTTGAAATTTAAAGGTGTAACCTGCGAAAAATGTGGTGTGGAAGTAACTTTGTCTAAAGTACGCCGTGAGCGCATGGGCCACATTGAATTGGCTGCGCCAATTGCACATATTTGGTTTTTGAAATCATTACCTTCCCGCTTGGGTATGGTATTAGATATGACTTTACGCGATATTGAACGCGTATTGTATTTTGAAGCTTTTGTCGTTACCGACCCAGGCATGACTCCGCTGCAACGCCGCCAATTGCTGACTGAAGAAGATTATTACAGCAAGTTGGAAGAGTATGGTGATGATTTTGACGCCAAAATGGGTGCGGAAGGTATCCGTGATTTACTGCGTAATTTGGATATTGCTGCCGAAATCGAATTATTGCGTCAAGAATTGGAATCCACCGGTTCAGATACCAAAATCAAGAAAATTGCTAAACGTTTGAAAGTATTGGAAGCTTTCCAACGTTCGGGCATGAAGCTTGAATGGATGATTATGGATGTGCTGCCAGTGTTGCCACCGGATTTGCGTCCGTTGGTTCCTTTGGACGGTGGTCGTTTTGCTACTTCTGATTTGAATGATTTGTATCGTCGGGTTATTAACCGTAATAACCGTTTGAAGCGTCTGTTGGAGTTGCATGCCCCAGACATTATCGTGCGTAATGAAAAACGCATGTTGCAAGAAGCTGTCGATTCATTGCTGGATAACGGTCGTCGCGGTAAAGCAATGACCGGTGCAAATAAGCGTCCGTTGAAGTCTTTGGCTGATATGATTAAAGGTAAAGGCGGCCGTTTCCGTCAAAACCTGTTGGGTAAGCGCGTTGACTATTCCGGCCGTTCCGTAATTACCGTAGGCCCATACCTGCGTCTGCATCAATGCGGTTTACCGAAAAAAATGGCCTTGGAGTTGTTTAAGCCTTTCATCTTCCATAAATTGGAATTGCAAGGTTTGGCTTCAACCGTAAAAGCTGCGAAAAAGCTGGTAGAGCAGGAAGTGCCGGAAGTGTGGGATATCTTGGAAGAGGTAATCCGTGAACATCCGATTATGCTTAACCGTGCCCCGACTTTGCACCGTTTGGGTATCCAAGCTTTTGAGCCGATTCTGATTGAAGGTAAAGCCATTCAGCTGCATCCGCTTGTGTGTGCGGCGTTTAACGCAGACTTCGACGGTGACCAAATGGCTGTTCACGTTCCGTTGAGCTTGGAAGCACAAATGGAAGCGCGTACTTTGATGCTGGCCTCCAACAACGTATTGTCTCCAGCCAATGGTGAGCCGATTATCGTGCCTTCGCAAGATATTGTATTGGGCTTGTACTATATGACCCGAGACAAAATCAACGGTAAAGGTGAAGGCAGCTTGTTTGCCGATGTGAAAGAAGTACACCGTGCTTACCACACCAAACAGGTAGAACTTGGTACGAAAATTACCGTACGTGTACGCGAGTGGGTAAAGAATGACGAGGGAGAGTTTGAGCCGGTAGTTAACCGTTACGAAACTACCGTAGGCCGCGCATTGTTAAGCGAAATTCTGCCTAAAGGCCTGCCGTTTGAATATATTAATAAGGCATTGAAGAAAAAAGAAATTTCCAAATTGATTAATGCTTCATTCCGTTTATGCGGTTTGCGTGATACGGTGATTTTTGCCGACCACTTGATGTATATGGGTTTTGCATTGGCAGCTAAGGGCGGCATTTCGATTTGCGTGGACGATATGGAAGTGCCTGAGCAGAAAGCTGCGTTGTTGGCTGAGGCACAAAGTGAAGTTAAAGAAATTGAAAACCAATACCGTCAGGGCTTGGTAACCAACGGTGAGCGTTACAACAAAGTAGTGGATATTTGGGGTCGTACAGGCGATAGAATCGCTAAAGCGATGATGGATAATCTTTCTACGCAGAAAGTAACTGACCGAGAAGGTAAGGAAGTAGATCAAGAGTCGTTTAACTCCATCTATATGATGGCCGACTCGGGTGCCCGTGGTTCTGCGGCGCAGATCAAGCAGCTTTCCGGTATGCGTGGTTTGATGGCTAAACCGGACGGTTCGATTATCGAAACTCCGATTACCGCAAACTTCCGCGAGGGTCTGACAGTATTGCAATACTTTATTTCCACACACGGTGCGCGTAAAGGTTTGGCGGATACCGCATTGAAAACCGCAAACTCAGGTTATTTGACCCGCCGCTTGGTAGACGTAACCCAAGATTTGGTGGTTATTGAAGACGATTGCGGCACCTCCGACGGTTTTATTATGAAAGCTGTGGTGCAAGGCGGTGATGTTATCGAGCCGTTGCGTGACCGTATTTTGGGTCGTGTAACAGCTGCCGATGTGGTTGATCCTTCCAGTGGTGAGACTCTGGTTGAAGCCGGCACGCTGCTGAGCGAGCAATTGGTTGACTTGATTGATAACTCGGGTGTGGATGAAGTTAAAGTACGCACGCCGATTACCTGTAAAACCCGTTATGGTTTGTGTGCCAAATGTTATGGCCGGGACTTGGCGCGCGGTAAACTGGTTAATGCCGGTGAAGCTGTTGGCGTAATCGCCGCACAATCAATCGGTGAACCGGGTACTCAGTTGACAATGCGTACTTTCCACATTGGTGGTGCGGCATCCCGAGCCGCAGCGGCCAGCCAAGTTGAAGCTAAATCCAACGGTACGGCACGCTTCAACAGCCAAATGCGTTATGTGATGAATAACAAAGGTGAGTTGATTGTGATTGGCCGCTCTTCCGAGGTGGTGATTCACGATGAAATCGGCCGCGAACGTGAGCGCCATAAAGTACCTTACGGTGCCACTTTATTGGTAAATGACGGCTCAGGCGTGAAAGCCGGCCAAACTTTGGCCACTTGGGATCCGCATACACGCCCAATGATTACCGAACACGCCGGTCGTGTGAAGTTTGAAAATATCGAAGAAGGTGTAACCGTTACCAAGCAAACCGATGAAATTACCGGTTTGTCGACCTTGGTGGTAATTGACGGCAAGCGCCGTGCATCAAGCGCTTCCAAATTGTTGCGCCCGACAGTAAAACTGTTGGACGAAAATGGTGAGGAAGTAAAAATTCCGGGTACGGAAACATCCGTATCTATGGCATTCCCAGTTGGTGCCATTATTACGGTACGCGAAGATCAGGAAGTTGGGAAAGGTGATGTATTGGCCCGTATTCCGCAAGCTTCTTCGAAAACCCGCGATATTACCGGTGGTCTGCCGCGGGTTGCCGAGCTGTTTGAAGCACGCGTGCCGAAAGATGCCGGCATGTTGGCTGAAGTTACCGGTACCGTTTCTTTCGGTAAGGAAACCAAAGGCAAGCAGCGTTTGATCATTACCGATTTGGACGGTGTGGCGTATGAAACTCTGATTTCTAAAGAGAAACAGATTCTGGTGCACGATGGCCAAGTGGTGAACCGTGGTGAAACCATTGTGGATGGCGCCGTTGATCCGCATGATATTCTGCGTTTGCAAGGTGTTGAAGCTTTGGCGCGTTACATTGTGCAAGAGGTGCAGGAAGTGTACCGTTTGCAAGGTGTGAAGATTTCAGACAAGCATATCGAAGTGATTATCCGTCAGATGTTACGTCGGGTGAACATTGCCGATGCAGGCGAAACCGGATTCATTCCTGGTGAACAGGTAGAGCGCGCCGATGTGATGCAGGCGAATGAAAAAGCCATTGCCGAAGGTAAAGAGCCGGCCCGTTTCGATAACATTCTGTTGGGTATTACCAAAGCATCGTTGTCGACCGACAGCTTCATTTCTGCGGCGTCGTTCCAAGAAACCACACGCGTGTTAACCGAGGCTGCCATTATGGGTAAACATGATGAATTGCGTGGCCTGAAAGAGAACGTGATTGTCGGCCGGTTGATTCCTGCGGGCACAGGTTTGACTTATCACCGTACCCGCCGTAATGAATGGGCTGAAGCCAATGAAGTGGAACAAGCGGGTGAAGAGCTGCCGGAATAA
- the aceK gene encoding bifunctional isocitrate dehydrogenase kinase/phosphatase: MSKRETARSVAETMLAGFNRHYTLYREASARAKGLFEAADWKGIQELVALRIQMYDNRVAEAVEKLRVQYNAGNLPDEVWAAAKKEYIALLINHKQPELAETFFNSVSTKLLAKEYFNNQFIFVKPATSTEFIDSDERIFQSFYPDKQGLRGCLRKILSHFDWNVPFANMREDISGILHAAKNYLKEEWPPKELNLHIQVLNAAFYRNKSAYIFGMMINGSSKHPFALAVVHNGERKLQIDAALFDPRQISVLFSFARAYFLVDMPVPSGYVRFLREMLPMRSDGDFYTLIGLHKQGKNIFWREFTRHLSNSQDKFILAPGIKGLVMSVFTLPSFPYVFKVIKDTFGPNKDFDREYVRQKYLLVKKHDRVGRMADTLEFSDVALPKDRCDEAFLAEMRTLAPSQIEETDDLVVIKHVYIEYRLKPLNLFMQKASPEEKAAAVIDYGFALKELASANIFPGDMLYKNFGMTRFGRVIFYDYDEIEYMTDCNFRKIPPAPNPEYEMSGEVWYPVNKGDVFPEEFGPFLLGEPDVRQVFLQHHKDLLTPEFWQGKKERLMKGELDDFYPYPQSLRFRPEKTEAGLVDRTDV; this comes from the coding sequence ATGAGTAAACGAGAAACTGCCCGCTCGGTGGCCGAAACGATGTTGGCCGGCTTTAACCGCCACTACACTCTTTATCGTGAAGCGTCTGCACGGGCTAAAGGTTTATTTGAAGCTGCCGATTGGAAAGGCATTCAGGAATTGGTTGCTTTGCGTATCCAAATGTATGACAACCGGGTTGCTGAAGCTGTGGAGAAGCTGCGGGTGCAATACAATGCGGGCAATTTGCCTGATGAAGTTTGGGCGGCCGCAAAAAAAGAATATATCGCATTACTGATTAATCATAAGCAGCCCGAGTTGGCGGAAACGTTTTTCAATTCTGTGTCTACCAAGCTTTTGGCAAAAGAATATTTTAACAATCAGTTCATTTTCGTGAAACCCGCAACCAGCACCGAGTTTATTGATTCTGACGAGCGGATTTTCCAATCTTTTTATCCCGACAAGCAAGGTTTACGTGGCTGTTTGCGCAAAATTTTGAGCCATTTTGACTGGAATGTGCCGTTTGCGAATATGAGGGAAGATATTAGCGGCATCTTACATGCAGCTAAAAATTATTTAAAAGAAGAATGGCCGCCGAAAGAATTAAACCTCCATATCCAGGTATTGAACGCCGCTTTTTATCGGAATAAGTCTGCTTATATTTTCGGCATGATGATTAATGGCAGCAGCAAGCATCCATTTGCTTTGGCTGTGGTACACAACGGGGAAAGGAAGCTTCAGATTGATGCCGCTTTGTTTGATCCCCGGCAGATTTCGGTGTTGTTCTCATTTGCCCGAGCCTACTTTTTAGTGGATATGCCGGTTCCCAGCGGCTATGTTCGGTTTTTGCGTGAAATGCTGCCGATGCGTTCGGATGGCGACTTCTATACTTTGATTGGCTTGCACAAGCAAGGCAAAAATATTTTTTGGCGCGAGTTCACGCGTCATTTGAGTAATTCGCAAGATAAGTTTATTTTGGCTCCTGGCATTAAAGGTTTGGTGATGAGTGTGTTCACCCTGCCTTCGTTTCCTTATGTGTTCAAAGTGATTAAGGATACTTTCGGGCCGAATAAGGATTTCGATAGGGAGTATGTGCGCCAGAAATATCTGTTGGTAAAAAAACATGACAGGGTAGGGCGAATGGCGGATACCTTGGAGTTTTCCGATGTGGCGCTGCCTAAAGACCGTTGTGATGAAGCATTTTTGGCGGAAATGCGCACACTTGCGCCCAGCCAAATCGAAGAAACCGATGATTTGGTGGTAATCAAGCATGTTTATATCGAATACCGGTTGAAACCGCTCAATCTGTTTATGCAAAAAGCATCACCTGAAGAGAAAGCGGCTGCTGTTATCGATTATGGTTTTGCTTTGAAAGAGTTGGCGAGCGCCAATATTTTTCCGGGCGATATGCTTTACAAAAATTTCGGGATGACCCGTTTCGGCCGTGTCATTTTCTATGATTATGATGAAATCGAATATATGACCGACTGTAATTTCCGCAAAATTCCTCCGGCGCCGAATCCTGAATACGAAATGTCGGGAGAAGTATGGTATCCGGTAAATAAAGGGGACGTGTTCCCCGAGGAATTCGGGCCTTTTCTGTTGGGAGAGCCGGATGTGCGGCAAGTCTTTTTACAGCACCATAAAGATCTGCTGACCCCTGAATTTTGGCAGGGTAAGAAAGAGCGCTTGATGAAAGGAGAATTGGACGATTTTTATCCTTATCCTCAATCATTGCGCTTTAGGCCTGAAAAAACAGAAGCCGGTTTGGTGGATCGTACTGATGTTTGA